One Ooceraea biroi isolate clonal line C1 chromosome 6, Obir_v5.4, whole genome shotgun sequence genomic window carries:
- the LOC105284078 gene encoding uncharacterized protein LOC105284078 isoform X1 → MFSRGRGKSHSGKPKKEANTKKHHVRNWMHSKKKKKPEANLFAVMMSSGDTSTPTQASISSTGFDTVDDVIAEKKDLAKNDIPLTSIKPTKSTEIITIDPEAIEEATPILRETQFASSETKPKMKNGIDTDKKIPPHDEIADECLINCIYYAQECCVCTIL, encoded by the exons ATGTTCTCGAGGGGCCGCGGTAAGTCGCACAGCGGCAAGCCGAAGAAAGAGGCCAACACGAAGAAACATCACGTTCGCAACTGGATGCactcgaagaaaaagaaaaagcctGAGGCTAACCTATTCGC TGTAATGATGTCCTCCGGCGACACGTCAACCCCGACGCAAGCATCGATATCCTCCACGGGTTTCGACACGGTGGATGACGTGATAGCGGAGAAGAAAGATCTGGCGAAGAATGACATCCCGTTGACCTCAATAAAACCGACAAAATCCACAGAAATAATCACGATCGATCCCGAAGCGATAGAGGAGGCGACGCCGATACTGCGCGAGACTCAATTCGCATCGTCGGAGACAAAACCGAAGATGAAGAATGGTATCGACACCGACAAGAAGATACCGCCTCACGACGAGATTGCGGACGAGTGCCTGATTAATTGCATTTACTACGCACAAGAGTGCTGCGTTTGTACGATATTATGA
- the LOC105284078 gene encoding uncharacterized protein LOC105284078 isoform X2 codes for MAKGGRVPDTLQQASFYSTLTAEERARTDPCTRARCVMMSSGDTSTPTQASISSTGFDTVDDVIAEKKDLAKNDIPLTSIKPTKSTEIITIDPEAIEEATPILRETQFASSETKPKMKNGIDTDKKIPPHDEIADECLINCIYYAQECCVCTIL; via the exons ATGGCGAAAGGCGGGCGTGTACCAGACACGTTGCAGCAAGCGTCTTTCTATTCGACCCTAACCGCGGAGGAGAGGGCTCGAACCGACCCTTGCACGAGGGCTAGGTG TGTAATGATGTCCTCCGGCGACACGTCAACCCCGACGCAAGCATCGATATCCTCCACGGGTTTCGACACGGTGGATGACGTGATAGCGGAGAAGAAAGATCTGGCGAAGAATGACATCCCGTTGACCTCAATAAAACCGACAAAATCCACAGAAATAATCACGATCGATCCCGAAGCGATAGAGGAGGCGACGCCGATACTGCGCGAGACTCAATTCGCATCGTCGGAGACAAAACCGAAGATGAAGAATGGTATCGACACCGACAAGAAGATACCGCCTCACGACGAGATTGCGGACGAGTGCCTGATTAATTGCATTTACTACGCACAAGAGTGCTGCGTTTGTACGATATTATGA
- the LOC105284078 gene encoding uncharacterized protein LOC105284078 isoform X4, with translation MRYQMDDNSSTMIVQADVYTQNSQDASLSVMMSSGDTSTPTQASISSTGFDTVDDVIAEKKDLAKNDIPLTSIKPTKSTEIITIDPEAIEEATPILRETQFASSETKPKMKNGIDTDKKIPPHDEIADECLINCIYYAQECCVCTIL, from the exons ATGAGATATCAAATGGATGATAATTCATCGACAATGATCGTCCAAGCCGACGTTTACACGCAGAACTCTCAGGACGCGTCTCTCAG TGTAATGATGTCCTCCGGCGACACGTCAACCCCGACGCAAGCATCGATATCCTCCACGGGTTTCGACACGGTGGATGACGTGATAGCGGAGAAGAAAGATCTGGCGAAGAATGACATCCCGTTGACCTCAATAAAACCGACAAAATCCACAGAAATAATCACGATCGATCCCGAAGCGATAGAGGAGGCGACGCCGATACTGCGCGAGACTCAATTCGCATCGTCGGAGACAAAACCGAAGATGAAGAATGGTATCGACACCGACAAGAAGATACCGCCTCACGACGAGATTGCGGACGAGTGCCTGATTAATTGCATTTACTACGCACAAGAGTGCTGCGTTTGTACGATATTATGA
- the LOC105284078 gene encoding uncharacterized protein LOC105284078 isoform X3, whose translation MFSEKYERSRVYRKIKKKEQENKNAASKKQDLFNVMMSSGDTSTPTQASISSTGFDTVDDVIAEKKDLAKNDIPLTSIKPTKSTEIITIDPEAIEEATPILRETQFASSETKPKMKNGIDTDKKIPPHDEIADECLINCIYYAQECCVCTIL comes from the exons atgttctcGGAAAAGTATGAACGTTCGCGCGTGTATCGCaagattaaaaagaaagaacaagaaaataaaaatgcagcaAGCAAAAAACAGGACCTGTTTAA TGTAATGATGTCCTCCGGCGACACGTCAACCCCGACGCAAGCATCGATATCCTCCACGGGTTTCGACACGGTGGATGACGTGATAGCGGAGAAGAAAGATCTGGCGAAGAATGACATCCCGTTGACCTCAATAAAACCGACAAAATCCACAGAAATAATCACGATCGATCCCGAAGCGATAGAGGAGGCGACGCCGATACTGCGCGAGACTCAATTCGCATCGTCGGAGACAAAACCGAAGATGAAGAATGGTATCGACACCGACAAGAAGATACCGCCTCACGACGAGATTGCGGACGAGTGCCTGATTAATTGCATTTACTACGCACAAGAGTGCTGCGTTTGTACGATATTATGA